From Coffea arabica cultivar ET-39 chromosome 9c, Coffea Arabica ET-39 HiFi, whole genome shotgun sequence, one genomic window encodes:
- the LOC113708929 gene encoding (+)-neomenthol dehydrogenase isoform X2, whose amino-acid sequence MAEEISSSKKRYAIVTGANKGIGYGICRQLASNGITVVLTARNLKRGLEAIESFKGLDFFDNIVFHQLDVVDPSSIASLAEFIRIHYGRLDILVNNAGIGGVDVDVDALRASGYGSGGPDGSHIDWNGILTETYDLAVECLQTNYYGAKRMIEAFLPLLYLSDSPRIVNVSSSMGKLKHIPSEWAKGVLNDSGNLTEERVDEVVNEFLKDFKEGSLKAKDVNFNTGHLTVEEGAESPVRLALLPDDGSSGLFFVRNEVSSFE is encoded by the exons ATGGCAGAAGAAATTAGTTCTTCAAAAAAAAG ATATGCAATTGTGACAGGGGCAAATAAAGGGATTGGCTATGGAATTTGCAGGCAGTTAGCTTCTAATGGAATCACAGTGGTATTGACTGCTAGAAATTTGAAGAGGGGACTTGAAGCTATTGAGagttttaaagggcttgatttcTTTGACAATATAGTTTTTCATCAGCTTGATGTGGTTGATCCTTCAAGTATTGCATCTCTTGCTGAATTCATCAGAATACATTATGGAAGACTTGATATTCTG GTGAATAATGCAGGGATTGGTGGAGTTGATGTAGATGTTGATGCTTTAAGAGCTTCTGGATATGGATCTGGTGGA CCTGATGGATCACATATAGATTGGAATGGCATCTTGACTGAGACATATGACTTGGCAGTAGAATGTCTGCAGACAAACTACTATGGTGCAAAAAGAATGATTGAAGCATTTCTTCCTCTCCTTTACTTATCTGATTCACCAAGGATCGTAAATGTTTCTTCGTCAATGGGAAAGTTAAAG CACATACCCAGTGAATGGGCTAAAGGAGTACTAAATGATTCTGGAAACCTTACAGAGGAGAGAGTGGATGAGGTGGTGAATGAATTTCTCAAGGATTTTAAGGAGGGTTCACTTAAAGCAAAAG ATGTAAACTTCAATACTGGTCATTTAACTGTTGAAGAAGGTGCTGAAAGTCCAGTAAGACTAGCTCTGCTGCCTGATGATGGTTCTTCTGGTTTGTTCTTTGTTCGAAATGAAGTTTCTTCTTTTGAATAA
- the LOC113708929 gene encoding (+)-neomenthol dehydrogenase isoform X1 gives MAEEISSSKKRYAIVTGANKGIGYGICRQLASNGITVVLTARNLKRGLEAIESFKGLDFFDNIVFHQLDVVDPSSIASLAEFIRIHYGRLDILVNNAGIGGVDVDVDALRASGYGSGGPDGSHIDWNGILTETYDLAVECLQTNYYGAKRMIEAFLPLLYLSDSPRIVNVSSSMGKLKHIPSEWAKGVLNDSGNLTEERVDEVVNEFLKDFKEGSLKAKGWPPSMSAYTVSKAAMNAYTRVLAKKHPKFRINCVCPGFVKTDVNFNTGHLTVEEGAESPVRLALLPDDGSSGLFFVRNEVSSFE, from the exons ATGGCAGAAGAAATTAGTTCTTCAAAAAAAAG ATATGCAATTGTGACAGGGGCAAATAAAGGGATTGGCTATGGAATTTGCAGGCAGTTAGCTTCTAATGGAATCACAGTGGTATTGACTGCTAGAAATTTGAAGAGGGGACTTGAAGCTATTGAGagttttaaagggcttgatttcTTTGACAATATAGTTTTTCATCAGCTTGATGTGGTTGATCCTTCAAGTATTGCATCTCTTGCTGAATTCATCAGAATACATTATGGAAGACTTGATATTCTG GTGAATAATGCAGGGATTGGTGGAGTTGATGTAGATGTTGATGCTTTAAGAGCTTCTGGATATGGATCTGGTGGA CCTGATGGATCACATATAGATTGGAATGGCATCTTGACTGAGACATATGACTTGGCAGTAGAATGTCTGCAGACAAACTACTATGGTGCAAAAAGAATGATTGAAGCATTTCTTCCTCTCCTTTACTTATCTGATTCACCAAGGATCGTAAATGTTTCTTCGTCAATGGGAAAGTTAAAG CACATACCCAGTGAATGGGCTAAAGGAGTACTAAATGATTCTGGAAACCTTACAGAGGAGAGAGTGGATGAGGTGGTGAATGAATTTCTCAAGGATTTTAAGGAGGGTTCACTTAAAGCAAAAGGTTGGCCTCCATCTATGTCAGCATATACAGTTTCAAAGGCAGCTATGAATGCATATACTAGGGTTCTTGCTAAAAAGCACCCAAAGTTTCGTATAAATTGTGTTTGTCCTGGTTTTGTAAAAACAGATGTAAACTTCAATACTGGTCATTTAACTGTTGAAGAAGGTGCTGAAAGTCCAGTAAGACTAGCTCTGCTGCCTGATGATGGTTCTTCTGGTTTGTTCTTTGTTCGAAATGAAGTTTCTTCTTTTGAATAA
- the LOC113708145 gene encoding uncharacterized protein produces the protein MRFCEKWITWIMKCISTVSFSFNINGECKEYIVPERGIRQGDPLSPYLFLICSEGFSSLLKRATQTRNMAGMKRSRHGPSITHLFFADDSLIFCKANSQEAKELKRILEVYEQESGQMVNLDKSSVFFSKNVNLATKEDVCTELGGIQPVSQGKYLGLAMVISRSKGQLLCKEISYAFQFLVGEKDNKNKVHWVAWKQLTREKKRGDLENHQKSKSVIQQKILKSKYFPNCSVLDCKSPNNASWFWQSIMSAREELQWGIQKRIGNGLLTRIWEDQWIPNQHLGRPVTTKPEDCQVQKVADLIEGYRWNRNLIFKNFKKEDAENILKIPISITGREDDFFWTENQKGEYTVQSGYKAIQTKKEQEGRGRRERIEPSNRPRRNDMLRVL, from the exons ATGAGGTTCTGTGAGAAATGGATAACATGGATTATGAAGTGCATAAGTACAGTCTCCTTCTCCTTTAACATCAATGGAGAGTGTAAGGAATACATTGTACCAGAAAGAGGGATAAGACAAGGTGACCCTCTGTCACCTTATCTATTTCTTATATGTTCAGAAGGCTTCTCTAGCCTGCTGAAGAGAGCAACACAAACAAGGAATATGGCTGGCATGAAGAGAAGCAGACATGGTCCCTCAATAACCCATCTTTTTTTTGCTGATGACTCCCTGATCTTCTGTAAAGCCAACTCTCAAGAAGCAAAGGAGCTGAAGAGGATACTAGAGGTATATGAACAAGAATCTGGTCAGATGGTTAACTTAGACAAATCTAGTGTGTTTTTTAGCAAAAATGTGAATTTAGCAACAAAGGAGGACGTGTGTACGGAACTAGGAGGTATTCAACCAGTATCGCAAGGGAAGTACCTAGGATTGGCCATGGTGATATCAAGGTCTAAAGGACAGCT GTTATGCAAAGAGATAAGCTATGCTTTTCAATTTCTGGTGGGAGAAAAAGACAACAAGAATAAGGTTCACTGGGTAGCTTGGAAGCAGTTGACAAGGGAGAAAAAACGAGGAG ATTTGGAGAATCATCAGAAATCCAAATCTGTTATCCAACAAAAAATTCTGAAAAGCAAGTACTTCCCAAATTGCAGTGTGCTGGATTGCAAAAGTCCCAACAATGCTTCATGGTTTTGGCAAAGCATCATGAGTGCAAGAGAAGAGCTTCAATGGGGGATACAGAAAAGGATAGGGAATGGACTTTTAACAAGAATTTGGGAAGATCAATGGATTCCAAACCAACATTTAGGGAGGCCTGTCACAACCAAGCCAGAAGATTGTCAAGTACAgaaagttgctgatttgataGAAGGCTACAGGTGGAATAGGAATCTCatcttcaaaaatttcaaaaaggaAGATGCTGAAAACATTCTCAAGATCCCCATAAGTATTACAGGAAGAGAGGATGACTTCTTCTGGACAGAAAACCAAAAAGGGGAGTACACGGTACAATCAGGCTACAAGGCAATCCAAACTAAGAAAGAACAAGAGGGCAGAGGGAGAAGAGAAAGGATTGAGCCCAGCAACAGACCAAGAAGGAATGACATGTTGAGAGTGCTGTGA
- the LOC140014226 gene encoding uncharacterized protein gives MSKGDPICLGCGEKLETLEHLLLKCKKAKEIWKATPIQWDGIQELTGNFNSWWAALSEAIQRDQGMDHISLTAYILWQIWKSRNDKEFNNKTHDPAQVINKAWNAWMEFNEGIKKARRCSIEQTTAPLQMEEQEASQNPDNRSAGMHIRIATKWNKASKSIGYGIVAADCRGQDVMGWKMRENES, from the coding sequence ATGTCAAAAGGAGACCCTATATGCTTAGGTTGTGGAGAGAAGCTAGAAACCTTGGAACATCTACTGCTGAAATGCAAGAAAGCAAAGGAGATCTGGAAAGCTACACCAATACAATGGGATGGGATTCAGGAGCTGACTGGGAATTTCAACAGCTGGTGGGCTGCATTATCCGAAGCAATTCAGAGAGATCAGGGGATGGACCATATATCTCTTACAGCATATATTCTTTGGCAAATTTGGAAAAGCAGGAACGATAAAGAGTTCAACAACAAAACACATGATCCAGCACAAGTGATCAACAAAGCCTGGAATGCTTGGATGGAGTTCAATGAAGGGATCAAAAAGGCTAGGAGGTGTAGCATTGAACAAACAACAGCACCACTTCAAATGGAGGAACAAGAAGCTAGCCAAAACCCAGACAATAGATCAGCAGGAATGCATATAAGAATAGCAACCAAGTGGAACAAGGCATCAAAGTCCATTGGGTATGGTATTGTAGCAGCTGACTGTAGAGGGCAGGATGTGATGGGATGGAAAATGAGGGAAAACGAAAGCTGA
- the LOC113707836 gene encoding tRNA (guanine-N(7)-)-methyltransferase-like, with amino-acid sequence MMEHESNVNPTLSKSTGLPRKRFYRARAHSNPLSDSHFPVPVAPSQFDYSSHYPQISNDSKKIEFADIGCGFGGLLISLSTLFPATLMIGMELRDKVTEYVKERILALRTGNPGQYQNISVVRTNSMKYIPNYFEKGQLKKMFFLFPDPHFKEKNHRRRVISPYLLDEYAYALAVGGIIYTITDVEELGEWMKSCLERHPLFEPLTVQELEDDPVVKLLSTATEEGQKVARNGGQTYQAVYRRRTGPIE; translated from the coding sequence ATGATGGAGCATGAGTCTAATGTTAATCCTACCCTTAGCAAGAGTACTGGGCTACCTCGGAAACGATTTTATCGTGCTCGGGCACATAGCAATCCATTGAGTGATTCCCATTTCCCTGTTCCTGTTGCCCCTTCTCAATTTGATTATTCCAGTCATTATCCTCAGATATCTAATGATTCCAAAAAGATTGAGTTTGCGGACATAGGTTGTGGTTTTGGAGGGCTTTTAATTAGCCTTTCAACGCTTTTTCCTGCAACCCTTATGATTGGAATGGAACTCAGGGATAAGGTGACAGAGTATGTAAAGGAAAGGATTTTAGCACTGAGGACTGGTAATCCTGGGCAGTACCAGAATATTTCAGTGGTTCGCACCAATTCGATGAAGTACATTCCCAATTACTTTGAGAAGGGGCAGCTTAAAAAGATGTTTTTTCTGTTCCCGGACCCTcactttaaagaaaaaaatcatcGCCGTCGTGTTATTAGTCCTTACTTGCTGGATGAGTATGCTTATGCTCTTGCAGTTGGTGGAATTATTTACACCATTACTGATGTGGAAGAACTGGGGGAGTGGATGAAATCTTGTTTGGAGAGGCACCCATTGTTCGAACCCCTTACTGTGCAAGAGCTGGAAGATGATCCGGTTGTAAAGCTTTTGAGTACTGCTACTGAGGAAGGACAGAAGGTTGCACGAAATGGTGGACAAACATACCAGGCAGTATATAGACGCAGAACTGGTCCTATTGAATGA
- the LOC113708924 gene encoding uncharacterized protein, which translates to MDLSLEELQFLTIPDILKESVSIPKQSPKTFYLITLSLIFPLSFAILAHSLFTHPILSQLQADPAGSHTSQWTKLLTFQFCYLIFLFAFSLLSTAAVVFTVASLYTSKPVSFSSTMAAIPSVFKRLFVTFMWVTLTMVIYNVIFIGFLVLLIIAVDTENVPLFLFSMVVVFVLFLVVHVYISALWHLASVVSVLEPVYGFAAMKKSYELLKGRTRIAFGLVFGYLAICGVINALFGSIVVHGGDSYGVLPRILVGGFLVGVLVIVNLVGLLVQSVFYYVCKSYHHQGIDKSALYDHLGGYLGEYVPLKSSIQMENLDA; encoded by the coding sequence ATGGATCTCTCCCTGGAAgaactccaattcttgaccaTACCAGACATCCTAAAAGAATCAGTTTCAATACCAAAACAATCTCCCAAAACCTTTTACCTCATCACGCTTTCCTTAATCTTCCCACTTTCCTTTGCCATTTTAGCCCACTCCCTCTTCACTCACCCCATACTTTCTCAGCTTCAAGCTGACCCTGCTGGTTCTCACACTTCCCAATGGACAAAGCTCCTGACTTTTCAGTTCTGTTACCTCATCTTCctctttgccttctcccttctTTCCACGGCTGCTGTAGTCTTCACTGTTGCCTCGCTTTACACTTCCAAGCCTGTGTCTTTCTCCTCCACAATGGCAGCCATCCCTTCTGTTTTTAAGAGGCTTTTCGTTACTTTCATGTGGGTTACGCTCACTATGGTGATTTATAACGTGATTTTTATCGGGTTTCTTGTGCTTCTGATTATAGCTGTGGATACCGAAAATGtgcctttgtttttgttttcgaTGGTGGTTGTTTTTGTACTGTTTTTGGTGGTTCATGTTTATATAAGCGCATTGTGGCATTTGGCTAGTGTGGTGTCTGTTCTTGAGCCTGTTTATGGATTTGCGGCTATGAAAAAGAGCTATGAGCTGCTCAAGGGCAGAACCCGGATTGCTTTTGGGCTTGTTTTTGGGTATTTGGCAATTTGTGGGGTGATCAATGCCCTTTTTGGTTCAATTGTGGTTCATGGTGGGGACTCTTATGGTGTGCTGCCAAGAATTTTGGTTGGTGGATTCTTGGTTGGGGTGTTAGTGATTGTCAATCTTGTGGGGTTGTTGGTGCAAAGCGTGTTTTACTATGTTTGTAAGAGCTATCATCATCAGGGAATTGATAAGAGTGCTCTTTATGACCATCTTGGTGGATATCTTGGGGAGTATGTGCCTCTCAAAAGCAGCATTCAGATGGAGAACTTGGATGCTTAG